From Bacteroidota bacterium, a single genomic window includes:
- a CDS encoding pantoate--beta-alanine ligase, translated as MIAQINANPFLEVEYFEIVDDVELMPIADWTEKKNKVGCIAVKVGAIRLIDNIRFNS; from the coding sequence GTGATAGCACAGATCAATGCCAATCCTTTCCTGGAAGTTGAATATTTCGAAATCGTGGACGATGTCGAATTGATGCCTATAGCAGATTGGACAGAAAAGAAAAATAAAGTCGGTTGCATCGCCGTAAAGGTCGGAGCTATCCGTCTGATTGACAATATCAGGTTTAATTCGTAA